One genomic region from Colletes latitarsis isolate SP2378_abdomen chromosome 10, iyColLati1, whole genome shotgun sequence encodes:
- the LOC143346242 gene encoding transforming growth factor beta regulator 1: protein MTQAYNYYNEYQKNAELQQNLKYKQKYRRLKRIVKDTVFENAALCDQVAQMQENLMLVKEERLFLLRKLCQQQGDIDPSTVTARSQSNNINSIAFNSECSAPKKTAKKRVSTDGSETKTKTKRYNKTMRKVVQLIPLDVHGRPIFPIALGDLTVYSLGEVVSDRIAYHTEDLIYPVGYCSTRVYANLRDVKTKSLYTCKILDGGQKPRFEIVSDNDLDQPLVGSSPDECHSKLLVAISPVLHSITPKGADFFGISHPTIQNLIQSTPGTRKLAIYKQQRFEVSKNQTMERGTSPITEEETDPGLGFAALHRHYALTNSYRIKEEPTDRDLLALQELLA, encoded by the exons ATGACGCAAGCTTACAACTATTACAATGAGTATCAGAAAAACGCAGAATTACAACAAAATCTGAAATACAAACAAAAATATCGAAGACTAAAAAGGATCGTAAAGGACACGGTTTTT GAAAATGCAGCACTATGTGATCAAGTTGCACAAATGCAAGAAAATCTTATGCTTGTGAAAGAAGAGAGACTATTCCTTTTACGTAAATTATGTCAACAACAAGGTGATATAGATCCTTCCACTGTGACAGCTAGATCTCAGtcaaataatattaattctatTGCATTTAACTCAGAATGTTCTGCACCTAAGAAAACTGCAAAGAAAAGAGTCTCAACTGATGGTTCAG AAACAAAAACTAAAACTAAACGTTATAATAAAACAATGCGAAAAGTAGTTCAGTTGATACCATTGGATGTGCATGGAAGACCAATATTTCCTATTGCTTTGGGTGACCTCACTGTGTACTCTCTTGGAGAAGTAGTATCTGATAGAATAGCATACCACACAGAAGATCTCATTTATCCAGTAGGTTATTGCAGTACAAGAGTATATGCTAACTTAAGAGATGTGAAAACAAAAAGTTTATATACTTGTAAAATACTAGATGGTGGACAGAAACCAag ATTTGAAATAGTATCTGATAATGACCTTGATCAACCATTAGTTGGATCTAGCCCTGATGAGTGTCATTCAAAATTGTTAGTGGCAATTTCCCCTGTATTGCATTCAATAACACCAAAGGGAGCTGACTTTTTTGGGATTTCACATCCTACTATACAAAATCTTATACAAAGTACACCTGGAACACGCAAACTTGCCATATACAAGCAACAACGATTTGAA gtAAGTAAGAATCAAACAATGGAAAGAGGTACAAGTCCAATAACAGAAGAAGAAACAGATCCAGGACTTGGATTTGCTGCTCTGCATAGGCATTATGCTTTAACAAATTCTTAtagaattaaagaagaacctacTGATCGTGATCTTTTAGCACTTCAAGAACTTCTTGCGTGA
- the LOC143346703 gene encoding prostaglandin reductase 1-like produces the protein MAKAKKFVLVKYFQKDPKPTDLQLVEEELPSLQNGEILVQAEYLSVDPYMRPYTERYPLGTTMIGAQVAKIIESKNSSFPVGKRVIGYMGWRSHTVLNPQRFSDLHLIEQKPLILPDIGDLPPSLCLGMLGMTGNSAYFGLLEICKPKQGETLVVSGAAGAVGSHVGQIGKAVLGLNVIGIAGSDEKCKWLVNELGFDSAINYKKENIAVALRKAAPKGVDCYFDNVGGEISSTVMYQMKPFGRVAICGSISSYNSDASSLPKTILLQPAILFNQLKVEGFIVSRWNDRWSEGVNKNLQWIREGKLRYRETVTRGFENMFDAFVGMLQGKNIGKAIVQV, from the exons ATGGCAAAAGCGAAGAAATTCGTGTTagtgaaatattttcaaaaggaTCCAAAACCAACGGATTTACAATTGGTTGAGGAAGAGCTACCATCTCTCCAAAATGGAG AGATCCTCGTTCAGGCAGAATATCTTTCTGTGGATCCATACATGCGTCCTTATACCGAGAGATATCCATTAGGTACTACGATGATTGGTGCACAAGTGGCTAAAATTATCGAATCGAAGAACTCAAGTTTCCCAGTTGGAAAAAGAGTTATCGGCTACATGGGATGGAGGTCACACACGGTTCTTAATCCACAGAGATTCTCTGACTTGCACCTTATAGAGCAAAAGCCACTTATCTTACCTGATATAGGGGATTTACCGCCATCATTGTGTTTAGGGATGTTAGGAATGACAGg aaaTTCTGCATACTTTGGTCTTTTAGAGATTTGTAAGCCAAAACAAGGTGAAACTCTTGTTGTAAGCGGAGCTGCGGGAGCTGTCGGTTCTCATGTCGGTCAAATAGGAAAAGCTGTTCTTGGACTCAATGTTATAGGTATCGCTGGTTCGGACGAGAAATGTAAATGGCTCGTAAACGAGCTTGGTTTTGACTCTGCCATTAAttacaaaaaagaaaatattgcaGTTGCATTGAGGAAAGCTGCGCCAAAGGGAGTCGATTGTTATTTCGATAAT GTGGGGGGAGAAATTTCTAGCACAGTTATGTATCAGATGAAACCCTTCGGTCGCGTAGCTATATGCGGAAGCATTTCTTCGTACAATTCCGACGCTTCGTCTTTGCCGAAAACAATTCTCCTTCAACCAGCTATTTTGTTCAACCAATTAAAAGTAGAAGGTTTCATTGTGTCACGTTGGAATGATCGTTGGTCGGAGGGCGTGAACAAAAATCTTCAGTGGATAAGAGAAGGAAAACTTCGTTACCGCGAAACTGTTACGAGAGGTTTCGAGAATATGTTTGATGCATTTGTTGGCATGTTACAGGGAAAAAATATTGGCAAAGCTATCGTTCAGGTTTGA